The DNA region CTTCGGCTCGATGGCAACCGAGATCACGGGCTCCGGGAACGTCATGCTCTCGAGCAGGACCGGATCTTTCGGATCGCAGATCGTGTCGCCGGTGATCGCGGTCTTCATGCCGACGGCCGCGACGATGTCGCCCGCGTATACTTCTTCGACGTCTTCGCGGTTGTTCGCGTGCATCTTGAGCAGGCGGCCGACGCGCTCTTTCTTGCCGCGCGTGACGTTGAGCACCTGGTCGCCGACCTTCGCGTGGCCCGAGTACACGCGCATGAACGTCAGCGTGCCGACGAACGGATCGGTCATGATCTTGAACGCGAGCGCCGAGAACGGAGTGTCGTCGGTGGGCGGACGAAGCACCTCGGTGACCTTGTCGTCCGGATCCATGCCGACCATCGGCGGAACGTCGTTCGGCGACGGCAGGTAGTCGACGACCGCGTCGAGGAGCTGCTGCACGCCCTTGTTCTTGAACGCAGTGCCGCAGAGCACGGGCACGAGCGTCATCGCGATCGTGCCTTTACGGATCGCCGCGCCGAGCTCTTTGGCGGTGACTTCTTCGCCGCCGAGGAACTTCTCGAGCACGGCTTCGTCGGAATCGGCGGCAGCCTCGACGAGCGCATCGCGCGCGGCCTTGGCGTCGTCGAGCATGTCGGCGGGGATCTCGCTCGTGATCACCGTCCAGCCCATGTCGGCCTCTTCGGCGCTGACGGCTTTCATGTTCACGAGGTCGATGACGCCTGTGAAATTCTCTTCCTTGCCGATCGGAATCTGGATGGGAATGGCGGGAGCGCGCAGGCGATCGCGGATCTGGCCGACGACTTCGTCGAAGTCCGCGCCGACGCGATCCATCTTGTTGATGAATGCAACGCGCGGAACGCGGTAACGGTCGGCCTGGCGCCAGACTGTCTCGGACTGCGGCTCGACGCCGCCGACCGCGCAGAATACGGCGCATGCGCCGTCGAGCACTCGCAGCGAACGTTCGACTTCGATCGTGAAGTCGACGTGTCCGGGCGTGTCGATGATGTTGACGCGATGGTCGCGCCAGAAGCACGTGGTCGCGGCGGACGTGATCGTGATGCCGCGTTCCTGCTCCTGCACCATCCAGTCCATCGTCGCGGCACCATCGTGCACTTCGCCGATCTTGTGGCTGATTCCGGTGTAGAACAGGATCCGCTCGGTCGTCGTCGTCTTGCCCGCATCGATGTGGGCCATGATTCCGATGTTCCGGGTCCTGGAGATTGGTGTCTTACGCGCCATGATCGTGAGCCGGGCAAAAAGCCGTCGAAGCTCCTCCGTTTACCAGCGGTAATGGGCGAAGGCCTTGTTGGCCTCTGCCATGCGATGTGTGTCTTCGCGTTTCTTGACTGCGCCGCCGCGATTGTTCGACGCGTCGATGAGCTCACCGGCGAGCCGGTCCCTCATCGTGCGTTCGGGCCGCGAGCGCGCATTGGAAATCAGCCAGCGGATCGCGAGCGCGACCTGGCGCGACGAGCGCACCTCGACCGGCACCTGGTACGTGGCGCCGCCGACGCGGCGTGAGCGCACTTCGACGGCCGGCTTCACGTTGTCGAGCGCGCGCTTGAACATGTCGAGACCGCTTTCTTTCAGGCGACCTTCGACCGTCTCGACGGCGCCGTAGAACACGCTCTCGGCAATGCTCTTCTTGCCGTGCTCTTGCATGCAGTTGATGAACTGCGTGACGACGCGGTCGTGATAGACCGGGTCCGGAAGCAGCTCTCGTTTTCTTGCAGGTCCTTTTCGCGACATTACCGGTTACCGATTCTCTACTTGGGGCGCTTGGCGCCGTATTTCGAACGACCCTGCCTGCGGTCGGTGACACCGACTGAGTCCAGCGTTCCACGCACAACGTGGTAGCGGACGCCCGGCAGATCCTTGACTCGGCCGCCGCGGATCAGCACCACCGAGTGTTCCTGGAGATTGTGGCCCACACCCGGGATGTAGGCCGTGACCTCGATCCCGTTGGTCAAACGCACACGCGCGACCTTGCGTAGAGCCGAATTCGGCTTCTTGGGAGTCGATGTGTACACGCGTGTACACACGCCCCGCC from Candidatus Limnocylindrales bacterium includes:
- the rpsG gene encoding 30S ribosomal protein S7 — encoded protein: MSRKGPARKRELLPDPVYHDRVVTQFINCMQEHGKKSIAESVFYGAVETVEGRLKESGLDMFKRALDNVKPAVEVRSRRVGGATYQVPVEVRSSRQVALAIRWLISNARSRPERTMRDRLAGELIDASNNRGGAVKKREDTHRMAEANKAFAHYRW
- the rpsL gene encoding 30S ribosomal protein S12; amino-acid sequence: MPTINQLVRKGRQKLAVKTTAPALDKSPQRRGVCTRVYTSTPKKPNSALRKVARVRLTNGIEVTAYIPGVGHNLQEHSVVLIRGGRVKDLPGVRYHVVRGTLDSVGVTDRRQGRSKYGAKRPK
- the fusA gene encoding elongation factor G; amino-acid sequence: MARKTPISRTRNIGIMAHIDAGKTTTTERILFYTGISHKIGEVHDGAATMDWMVQEQERGITITSAATTCFWRDHRVNIIDTPGHVDFTIEVERSLRVLDGACAVFCAVGGVEPQSETVWRQADRYRVPRVAFINKMDRVGADFDEVVGQIRDRLRAPAIPIQIPIGKEENFTGVIDLVNMKAVSAEEADMGWTVITSEIPADMLDDAKAARDALVEAAADSDEAVLEKFLGGEEVTAKELGAAIRKGTIAMTLVPVLCGTAFKNKGVQQLLDAVVDYLPSPNDVPPMVGMDPDDKVTEVLRPPTDDTPFSALAFKIMTDPFVGTLTFMRVYSGHAKVGDQVLNVTRGKKERVGRLLKMHANNREDVEEVYAGDIVAAVGMKTAITGDTICDPKDPVLLESMTFPEPVISVAIEPKTKADREKISDALGKIAHEDPSFRIRQDEETGQTIISGMGELHLEIIVDRMLREFKVDANVGKPQVAYRETPRKTVDHKLRYAKQSGGRGQFAEVAIELSPLEAGKGYEFVDAIKGGTIPREYVPAVQKGLIEALTAGPLAGYPVIDCRVKLYDGSYHEVDSSEMAFKICSSMAFKEAMRKASPVLLEPIMAVEVVVPDQYMGDVIGDLNSRRGRIQNQTSRGGAQIITAHVPLANMFGYATDVRSRTQGRATYTMQFDHYDPVPNSVAEELTARVGAA